The Thalassospira sp. TSL5-1 sequence CGTATGTGTCAGTGCGGCACCCGGACCAACATAGCATCCCTGGCCAACAACAACACCACGGCCAATAACGGCATTGGCGGAAATACGGCTACCGTCCCCGATTTCCGCGTTTTCCTCAATAACGGCACCGGGATCAATCTGGACATTATTGCCAATACGCGCGCTGGGATGAATATGCGCAGATTGGGAAATGTCACCATTTGCCGCTTCGGCAGGATAAAACGCCGTCGCAGCCTTGGCATAGGCGCGATAGGGATCGTCACTGGTAAAAACGATCATCCCTTCCGGGGCGCGGTCGGCAAATTCCGGCCTGGCAAAGCATGCACCGGCCTTACTGGAAACAAAGGCATCAATATATTTGCGATTATCAAAAAAACTCAGGCAGGTTTCATCTGCAACCTGCAAAGGCGCCACATCGACAAAAGACCGGCTTGCGCCGGTCGTTTGTACAAGCGTTGCACCGGAAATCCTGGCGATTTCCGCAGCATCGAATGGCCCTTTGCGTTTAAAAAAACGCCTATCTGCCATCAGGAACCTTCCTTGAATTCAACAGTCAAAGACGGAATTGCGGCGTTGATTTTATCAAAAACCTCTTTGGTCGCATCCATCGCATTGGCATGAAGAATAACCTGGCTTTTGTGCAGAACCAGCGTTGCTTTGCGCTCTTCGGCAACGTCGGCAATAATTTCAATCAGTTTCTTTTGAAACTTGATCCGCGCCTCGTTCACAGCTTCATCCAGAACCTTGTTGCGGCCCTGGGCGAATTTCTGAAATTCAGCCACTTTCTTTTGAAATTCTGCACGTTTCTGCTGCAGCACATCGGCACTTAACAAGGTGCGCTGCTGGGCAAGTTTCTGGTCTTCATCACGAAGCGCCTGCTGGCGCTTCTCGATTTCCGACTGATAGGAGTCACGACGCTTCTCCACCTGCTTTCGCATATCCTGCATTGCAGATGCTTCACGCATGATGCCTTCAAAGTCGACGATCATGACAACTGCCGTCGTATCCTTTGGCGCGGCGGTTGTCTGGGCATGCGCCTGCACGCCCAAACCCGTTACCATCAAGGCAATCAGAAGAAATCTTTGGGCCGTTTTCATCATATACATCAGAATCTGGTTCCGAAATTAAGTCGGAACACTTCCTCTTTGTCATAATCTTCTTTGAGAATAGCCTTCGACAGGTCAACACCAATCGGGCCGAACGGAGATTCCCAGCCTACCCCAACACCAACAGACCCACGCAGTGATCCCGTATCATAAATTTCACCGGGACGATCGCCATCAACCCCCCATGATGAACCGAAGTCCGAGAAAACACGTCCCTTAAGCGCAAATTCGGACGGCAGCCCCAGCGGGAAATCAAGCTGAACTGTACCGGCATAATAGAATTTGCCCCCAACGGCATCATCACTTGCCTTGTCACGCGGACCGACCCCCCCGGCCGAAAAACCGCGCAAGCTTGAACCGCCAAGCAGGAAACGCTGCGAAATACGCGTATCTTCGCCAATCCCGAAGATATACCCCGAAGACCCCTTGGTGCTCAGAATCCATTCTTTCTGACGATCCAGCGGGAAGTAATAGCCGGCGGAAACACGCGATTTAAGATAACGTTCCGAGCCACCAAAACCGGCAAGATCGTTGGAAATTTGCGCAAAATACCCATCTTTCGGGGAAACCGAGCTATCACGCTGATCATAGGTCAGAGTCTGACCGATGGAAGACTCGGTAAATTTTGGATCTTCATCACGCAGAAGACGCGCAGCGTTCGTTTTGACATCAGAGTATTCGTCAACTTCAAACCCGTAGCGTACCTGCTGGCTCAGATGTTCGGTGAAGTTGTAACCGGCGCGCAAACCAAAACCGGTTTGTTTTTCATCATATGAACTTGCATCCTGATTGTCATGTTCACGACGAAAAACATCAAAACCGGCACTGACATCCCTGTTCAGGAAATAGGGCTCGGTGAAGGACAGATCAACCTGACGGTTTCTGCCACCAATGGTGAAGCCCAGACGTAAATCCTGGCCCCGCCCCAGCAGGTTACGTTCACGAATGCCTGCCTGCCCAAACGGCCCCTGGTCCGTACCGTAGCCTGCACCAATCGAGAATTCGCCAGTTGATTTTTCATCAACATCAACCTCGACAACCGATTTGTCCGGCTCGCTGCCCGGGAGAGTTTTGACGTCTACCGTTTTAAAGAAGTTCAGGTTTTCGATACGCTGGCGCGAACGGTTCAGTTTGGAACTGCTAAAAGCGTCGCCTTCAACGAACCGGACTTCTCGACGGATAACCTCGTCAAGTGTCCGCACGTTCCCAACAATATCAACACGTTCGACGTAAACCTTCGGACCTTTGGTAATGTTGAACGTCACATTGATCGTGTTATTTTCGCGGTCCCGTTTGATGTCCGGTTTGATGTCAACAAACGCATAACCGCGATCACCAACATAATCCGTCAGTGATTTGATCATGTCTTCAACGACGTCAGAGTTGTACCAGTCGCCTGGTTCAACCTTGATCAAGGGTTGAAGTTCATTGACGTCAAGTTTGTCAATCTCGGAATTGATCTTGATATCACCAAACTTGTAACGTTCGCCTTCATTGACGGTGTATGTGATAAAAAAGTCGGAGCGATCCGGCGTCAGTTCGGCAACCGAAGAAAGCACCTGGAAATCGGCATAACCGGCCGAAAGATAGAAGCGGCGCAGCAATTCGCGGTCAAAAGTCACCCGGTCTGGATCATAATTGTCGTCCGAAGTAAGAATTTTCCACCAGGCACTGGTCGTGGTCCGGATAACCCCCTGAAGCTCGTCATCATCAAAGGCCTTGTTACCGACAAAGTTGATGCGACGCACACCGGTTGCTTCGCCTTCATTGATTTCAAAAACAAGGTCAACGC is a genomic window containing:
- the lpxD gene encoding UDP-3-O-(3-hydroxymyristoyl)glucosamine N-acyltransferase, which produces MADRRFFKRKGPFDAAEIARISGATLVQTTGASRSFVDVAPLQVADETCLSFFDNRKYIDAFVSSKAGACFARPEFADRAPEGMIVFTSDDPYRAYAKAATAFYPAEAANGDISQSAHIHPSARIGNNVQIDPGAVIEENAEIGDGSRISANAVIGRGVVVGQGCYVGPGAALTHTLVGNLCIIHSGARIGQDGFGFAMGAQGHLKVPQLGRVVIGNDVEIGANATIDRGAGPDTVIGNGCRIDNLVQIGHNVEMGMGCVIVAQVGISGSTKLGHFVVVGGQAGITGHLTLGDGAKIAAQAGVMKDMKPGDVVGGSPAVPMMEYHKQTVALSRLIRKKK
- a CDS encoding OmpH family outer membrane protein — protein: MYMMKTAQRFLLIALMVTGLGVQAHAQTTAAPKDTTAVVMIVDFEGIMREASAMQDMRKQVEKRRDSYQSEIEKRQQALRDEDQKLAQQRTLLSADVLQQKRAEFQKKVAEFQKFAQGRNKVLDEAVNEARIKFQKKLIEIIADVAEERKATLVLHKSQVILHANAMDATKEVFDKINAAIPSLTVEFKEGS
- the bamA gene encoding outer membrane protein assembly factor BamA; the protein is MMVALAGATAPVFLPVDAQAQNYPTIQQIRVEGNNRIETGTVDAYLKVRAGDEYDPQKINDSLKALFATDLFADVSISYKDGTMVVKVVENPIINRIAFEGNKRLKDDALTSEVQLKPRVVYTRTKVQADVQRILDLYRRSGRFAATVTPKVIQRDQNRVDLVFEINEGEATGVRRINFVGNKAFDDDELQGVIRTTTSAWWKILTSDDNYDPDRVTFDRELLRRFYLSAGYADFQVLSSVAELTPDRSDFFITYTVNEGERYKFGDIKINSEIDKLDVNELQPLIKVEPGDWYNSDVVEDMIKSLTDYVGDRGYAFVDIKPDIKRDRENNTINVTFNITKGPKVYVERVDIVGNVRTLDEVIRREVRFVEGDAFSSSKLNRSRQRIENLNFFKTVDVKTLPGSEPDKSVVEVDVDEKSTGEFSIGAGYGTDQGPFGQAGIRERNLLGRGQDLRLGFTIGGRNRQVDLSFTEPYFLNRDVSAGFDVFRREHDNQDASSYDEKQTGFGLRAGYNFTEHLSQQVRYGFEVDEYSDVKTNAARLLRDEDPKFTESSIGQTLTYDQRDSSVSPKDGYFAQISNDLAGFGGSERYLKSRVSAGYYFPLDRQKEWILSTKGSSGYIFGIGEDTRISQRFLLGGSSLRGFSAGGVGPRDKASDDAVGGKFYYAGTVQLDFPLGLPSEFALKGRVFSDFGSSWGVDGDRPGEIYDTGSLRGSVGVGVGWESPFGPIGVDLSKAILKEDYDKEEVFRLNFGTRF